The sequence TGCAATTAAAATTTGAGGAGACTCCAGTCAGGAGGTCTGCTCCAATTTGCTTTTAAGAgcatagaaagaaaaaagaaaggcctTGGCTAACTTGGATGGAGGCTTTGCAAATGAATTCTCGAAAACCTCTAGCAATGCTAGAGGTAGCTCTTAATAGGAATGATTGGTGAATGCTGAACCCTAAGTGGTTGGAAGAAGCTTGATGATTTTATTGATCAGTGTTATGGGCATGGTCAGCAATAGGATGACTGGAGCAGTTCATGTACTGACAGCTAGTAGCATGTAGCTGAAAGCAGGTGAAGAACAATCTAGAAATGAAAAATAGGTAGAGATTTAAACACACTTATTAGCAACATGGTAACCAAAAAATTGTAATCTATTGCAAAGCTCTTAGATGGAATTATGCAGCTACTTCTCTCATGTTTTATACAACCATATCTCATTAACAAATTACCATGCTCTTAGTTGATTTTCTCCATCACTTATCTTATATGTCTTTTCATAAATGTCTGCATCTAGAAAATTCCCTTTTATGTCAAATATTTCAACTCTTTATCTGCTTCTTTGTCTCATGTTCTTTTGTGCGTGCAGATACATAGCATATGCTTGGCTTGTTGATATGATAGAATGGCAAATTCACAAAAAGGAGCCACTTCAACTACTTGTGACCAAAAGAAAAGCCCATTAGGTTAAATGTGTTATCGCATGCTTAAATTTATGTAAATCAACAGTACTTTTCATTTTCATCAGTGGCAGATATATATTGAACTATAGAACTTATCAAACATGATACATATCTATTCTATCATTCTAACATGAGCTGGAAAATGGTGGATGCAATATTGAGAAACAGCCAAACAGGTTTATAGCATACAAGGCAGTGATTTGACTGTCTTAAGATATGTTTACTCATCTACAGTTGTATTCTAAAACATATTGTGATGTTGAGTTGATCGGAAATGTAATGTTTACTTCAATTTTGAGCAGATGAAGATTTTGGAAATGATTTCCTTAGCTCCTGGCCATCAGCAaaaatgggaaaagatgcaatagatTTTGATGTGGAAACAGTTCCTCTGATCGGAAAAAAATCCTTTAACTTTGACAAACTGTGAGTGTGTTCTTTTAATGGTATCCCCACTTGCTTTAATTTAAATATCTGTAAGCTAAAGTTTTGATCATCTGAAAAAGCATCTCATATTTGCAACCtatattccaaaaaaaatatccaCTTTTCTAAAAGGGATGCTGACAGTGCAGCCTCTAAACCAGGGATGACTTTGAGCTTGGCAGTGACTTTGACAAACTATCATCATTCAAAATGGATATGTCTGATCTGGACTTCTCTAGCCCAGTAAACAAGACTGCAAAGACCACTGAAAAATCTTCCAAAGAACTTCTTCTGGGAAAGCAGGAATCAACAAAGGACaaattctccttttcttttgattttaatgaGTATGTGTGTTGCACACATGTTATGTCGAAGATTATTCTTTTTTATCTGTTGGAATTTCTTCCATAAATTTTGTTGTGATATATTTGCTATCAAAATAGTCTGTATGTCCGAGAATGAATTCTCTAATCCATATATTTTTCTTGGATCCAGGTTGGATAAGTTTGATCTTGACTCGAAGCTGGTGAAAGGAGAAAAGAAGCTTAGTAAATGCATGGATGATATTAAACCTGACTGTTCTATAAAGCTTGACAAGGGCATAGATTCCAGATGTAATTCAATCATGAATTCCAATGGCACTAAGATaataccaaataaaaaaaatatggccACTTCAAGACCTACTCATTTTACAGAGCCTGGCATATTAGATAATGCTAAGCCTTCCATCTCAAATCTATTGCATTATGATGTGCGTCCTGAAGCACAGACATCTACCGAGAAGCAAACTGTTATtagagaaaatgaaaatgaaactCATATTATTCAGCAGCACATAGAACAATCAGATGGAAAATGGCCCATAAAACCAAATGCTGAAAAAGCTCCCCAAGATTTTGCTCTCCTCTCTGTATCTGGTGATGGTTCAACACATGCAAAAGTTCATCAAACTCAAGCAGAACTTGTTACTTCGGTTTCTGCAAAAGAAAATATAGCCAGAGAACAAGAAAGTAGTATGAAATCAGTAGATAGTTCACAATCCAGGAATTCTAGCCCTGCAAACTCATATAACTCAAGATGCTGGATGCCAAAGAGTAAAGCAGAATCACTAGATACTAGTCACAAGTTCCAGAAACATGAAGGGAACCAAAGTGAGGTTTCTGGAGCAAGCACATCTTGTAGTGAATCAAATCAAGATCAAAAGAATGTTGAAAATCCTTCTGTCTCACAGAAACATGCTCCTGCAATCAAGAACACTGGAAAGAAGCAGGACCAAAGGTCAAATTTTCTTCCATCACCATCAAATAGGTGAGTTGTGTATTGGCATTCATAATTCAGTTCTAGCAGGAAACACTTCTGCTTACGATATATGTTATCATTTCTTTGGCTGAAACCAAGCAATTGTCTAGGTCCAAGATTTGATTCATTTAACTGTAGAATCTGCACAACCTCTTGCATTATGACTTAACCTGCCCAATATTTTTCTAGTCTTTTGACATCTTATATTATCTGGCCTTTAAACAAAATATCCAGCACAAGATTGCATCGGAAAAAAATGTTGTCCTACTAATTACTGTTATGCAATCACTTATGTTATCCCATATATTGCATGCCTGTATCTCCTGGGTAATATTATAATGCATGTTAATGGAGAATTTAGTGATAAAATAGCATACAATTACATGAAAGTCGCTTGATGGATATTTTGTTCAGAAGATTATTATCAGTAGAACCTGCTTTAGGGCTACTTTGCTGAATATGGCAACATATTCTATGTAGGGTTTCCAGATTAGTTCAGTCCATGTCAACAAAAGAGAAAGGAGCATCTGCTTTACAATTAAGATCTATGAACACTACAGAAGGCAGTCTATCTCAACGAACGACAGCATCAACACCAAAGCATCTTCATGGTTTGCAGAACAAGAAAATGGAAATTATGCATTTGTATCCTACAAGTTTAAAAAGGTAAACTACAGTAAGTTTCCAATATCTAAGCTCTCAACTGTCTAACTAGGTTGaataaattatctttttctGCTTTTTCCTACTGCAGAGAATCCAAGCCAAATGATGAACTAGCTCAGAATCTGGAGGGTGGCATTTTGAAGTCTGATGATATATCTTTAAAAACAAGTGTGCCATTTCTTTTGGAAAGCAAAAGAAGTAATAAAGACAACGATACTTCTGAGTGAGGAATCCTTACAT is a genomic window of Phoenix dactylifera cultivar Barhee BC4 chromosome 4, palm_55x_up_171113_PBpolish2nd_filt_p, whole genome shotgun sequence containing:
- the LOC113460942 gene encoding uncharacterized protein At4g18490 isoform X1; the encoded protein is MANSQKGATSTTCDQKKSPLDEDFGNDFLSSWPSAKMGKDAIDFDVETVPLIGKKSFNFDKLDDFELGSDFDKLSSFKMDMSDLDFSSPVNKTAKTTEKSSKELLLGKQESTKDKFSFSFDFNELDKFDLDSKLVKGEKKLSKCMDDIKPDCSIKLDKGIDSRCNSIMNSNGTKIIPNKKNMATSRPTHFTEPGILDNAKPSISNLLHYDVRPEAQTSTEKQTVIRENENETHIIQQHIEQSDGKWPIKPNAEKAPQDFALLSVSGDGSTHAKVHQTQAELVTSVSAKENIAREQESSMKSVDSSQSRNSSPANSYNSRCWMPKSKAESLDTSHKFQKHEGNQSEVSGASTSCSESNQDQKNVENPSVSQKHAPAIKNTGKKQDQRSNFLPSPSNRVSRLVQSMSTKEKGASALQLRSMNTTEGSLSQRTTASTPKHLHGLQNKKMEIMHLYPTSLKRESKPNDELAQNLEGGILKSDDISLKTSVPFLLESKRSNKDNDTSDFQLHPSNLHKQSTASNNAKSITSNLVSGYAPLKGFKNISFEGQDITPKDDKKCDISGSMTSRITKVNSRIPNSTMQKEIKSVRFLGGNLTPKVANTVITEKHALLSPSLKRKTLEEARADAETLKPLKRIMDSSTERRKPSDASPKLDSEVAPETQKLEAPHSSVSVDNRTSPNGAPKAGSMMDFEVHVLIESDGNVEKAESCAKELDGICNMLKKKHEEAKELLVLAIVNNNALLMLNHPKFEEKISFHI
- the LOC113460942 gene encoding uncharacterized protein At4g18490 isoform X2 — its product is MANSQKGATSTTCDQKKSPLDEDFGNDFLSSWPSAKMGKDAIDFDVETVPLIGKKSFNFDKLDDFELGSDFDKLSSFKMDMSDLDFSSPVNKTAKTTEKSSKELLLGKQESTKDKFSFSFDFNELDKFDLDSKLVKGEKKLSKCMDDIKPDCSIKLDKGIDSRCNSIMNSNGTKIIPNKKNMATSRPTHFTEPGILDNAKPSISNLLHYDVRPEAQTSTEKQTVIRENENETHIIQQHIEQSDGKWPIKPNAEKAPQDFALLSVSGDGSTHAKVHQTQAELVTSVSAKENIAREQESSMKSVDSSQSRNSSPANSYNSRCWMPKSKAESLDTSHKFQKHEGNQSEVSGASTSCSESNQDQKNVENPSVSQKHAPAIKNTGKKQDQRSNFLPSPSNRVSRLVQSMSTKEKGASALQLRSMNTTEGSLSQRTTASTPKHLHGLQNKKMEIMHLYPTSLKRESKPNDELAQNLEGGILKSDDISLKTSVPFLLESKRSNKDNDTSDFQLHPSNLHKQSTASNNAKSITSNLVSGYAPLKGFKNISFEGQDITPKDDKKCDISGSMTSRITKVNSRIPNSTMQKEIKSVRFLGGNLTPKVANTVITEKHALLSPSLKRKTLEEARADAETLKPLKRIMDSSTERRKPSDASPKLDSEAPETQKLEAPHSSVSVDNRTSPNGAPKAGSMMDFEVHVLIESDGNVEKAESCAKELDGICNMLKKKHEEAKELLVLAIVNNNALLMLNHPKFEEKISFHI